In Besnoitia besnoiti strain Bb-Ger1 chromosome I, whole genome shotgun sequence, the genomic window GGGCGATGCAGCCTGCCGCTCTTGTTCTGTGTCGACATCCTGATGCAGACTGGCCGTAGCCCCGTGGAGGCAGGATGGGTGCAGTGTCGGTTTCAGAGGGACGCAGAAGCTAGAGATGATTTGATGGATagctgcctcgcgtctcgGTAGAGTCAGATGCACGCTCTCAGAAGACAGTCACTGACTGCAGCCTACGTGGCAACTATTACGGGGTGTTAAAACGCCACGCCATCCCCGCATTAATATTCGCTCTGTGCGAAGCTAACGCGTACAGTCAGTGaagtgcggcggccgccatcTCAAATGGTACACGTCTAAAGAAGTGAAGCATGCTACAGGGTCCTCCAGGTTCATGGGCAGCCTTAGTCTTTTTGTCTTCCGCACGCAAAAGAGCCGACGCCGTGCCGCGTGAAGCAGCTGTATTCTCTTGCCCTAAAGATCCGGCGTAGGTCTATGTGGCTGGTGCATCCCGGCGCCGAGGAACCCTCAGCGATCGGTTAACCCGTGCAGCCGCTGTGGGACTTGTGTGCATTGTGAGAATACGAGACTGTGTGCATCTGTTGACGCCACCGTATCCCTCGAGCCGTGAGCGGCCTCACAGTACTCTCCCAATCGTGTAGTGTGGCCGTTGGTGTCTGACGGGAGAGATCCATGGCGAGCAGTTTTTTAGCGGCAGAAGCTGTCAGGAGCTTGAGACGACCTTACCACGCAGAAGGCTGTCTGTCTGGGGATTTAACACAACGAACGGTGTCAAAATCGCCACGAGGAAGCGTGCCCTGTGGGGAACTGCCTAACTTTTGTAAATGCGTCGCGCATCGCTGGCTTTCTTTCGTTCTGTGCTCAAAAGTCGCAGTCTCGAGAGGCAACGTGCAGACAAAGAACCGCTTCCCCTCCTGTGGCGCCCAGCAGCTGAGAGAGTCTTAGCGACGCGAAACAGGCTGGGCACGCTTCGTGGGCGGTGGTGACTCGCTCGTTGGCGTGGCGGTGTTGCTCAGCGTGGATGACGACGAGCtaactctctctctctctactCATGGTTGCCAGGGCCGTTCCTGCCGGATGGGGTTTTCTGTGGAGATTCATTGCTCTATTTTCTCGAGGGGGAAGTGCTTCTGCGAGCGCGTCCAGCGTTTGTTTCCTCAAGAATCGCTCCTGCTTCGCTGCCACGCAGGAAACTCAAGAGTCCTGGTCAAGACAAGGAGAagacagcgcggcggcgggcggcggctcggAAGAGAGGCACGCCTCACCCGCGAACTGCGCTCGGCCAGCCTGCAGCGCCCCTCTCGGTAGACGCCCGTCGAGCGGattcgcgcgcgagcagaagTGTGGTGTCTTCACAAGCTCTCGGAGAGTGGGGCCGGAAAGGTCATTCCATCAACACCAAAAGGAATTAATTcacgctgccgcctctgggTTGCCATCGCTCAAAACGCCTGTGCAGAGAATCGTCTGTACTTCTCGTGactctcctccctcccctggttggcgaggccgccgccgagtgcctctcctctcgctctgtTCAACCGCCTCCCCGTTGACCTAAGCCAAATCAGTCAGCCCCCTCTGATCCAGCCCTGGTCCACCCGCTTGACGCGAAAACCTTCACAATCTCGCTTGTCGGCAGGAAAAGTATTTTGTTTGACTTCTGCGTCGTTACGTCGACTCGAAACGCCCTCCCATTCCCAGGCCGAGCACgcggctgcccgcgcgcgtgtctgcggctgTGCTAGCGTCTGCCCTCGTCGCGTGCCACACAAgagcgcggtcgcgcgcgaccCCTGCGTCCCTGCACAGTGCAAGTCAGGTGGACAAAACTTCTTTTATGTGCATCCCCGTTACtgcttccttgagcgacaTGGCGCCCGCTGGCGGTGTggtctcggcgtcgccgccgcggaccgcggccggcgcgccgcgcctggtAACGGGTGCTCCAGTCGGGAGCGTTCGGCCTGGCAAGGTCAAGTTGGGCGGGAAAAACGCTGCAGAGGACTCCAACAAGGTTCCAAAGGGTCAAAAGAGGCCCGCTCTGGCGTGGAAACCGAAAAAACGTGCTGCGTCTTCGACGCAACTCGGCCTCGATGTTCAAGCAGGTAACCCAGCTACGAACCCTACTACTAGCATGCTTCAGCAAACCCCCGAGGACATTCAACTCGCCTTGGGGTTCTCCGCCAGCGTCGACGACGCAATCTCGTCTCAAGATCCCAACACGCTGCTGGAAGACTATGAGTCTGAAGACTGCGGCACGGAGTTCGAAGAGCAGCAAACTCGCGCGCAGACCAACGGTAGCTCGGATGTGGAATACTGCAGTCTAGACAACGGAAGGAAATCGACTGCCACGACTGATGGAAGCCTTTCCGCGGTTGCTTCGAGGGAAACGTCTTTCCCGCCCGAGAGCCGAAGCGTCAGCGCCCTCATCGTCGAGGACATCAGCGAAGCCGAAAAGATGGAAACCGCCGAGTTCGACGCCCCAGGCATGTCtgcagcgctgcgctgctACGCGGAAGAACCCGAGTACCCGCGAAGCAACGCTACCGACGCGAGTTTGCAAAGCCACTCCAGTCGCCTCTCCGAGGAAGTCCTCGCGCAACTCAACCAGGCGCAGAAATCTATCACCTCGAGCaccagccgcgcgcagcttctgctGGATCAGCGCCCCGAGGACGGAACCGTGCAAGATGCGCAAAACTTGGACTACTTGAACGCCTCCTGCGCCCAaagcggcggcctccgtctGGAAGACGTGCTTCAGTTTCAGGGGCCGCTCTCCCCCCAtcgcgaggacgacgaagtcAGTTTCGAGCTCTCTGAAGAttccggcggcagcgaaagaGGCCTCTTGACCGAAGCTGAAGATAATGAGATCTGGCGCGCAATCGAAGCCGAGGGCAGCAGCCAAGTCGTCGACCAGCAGTCTGGTGGTGTCTTTTTCGTCCCTCCGCACGTGGAGCAAAGTCAGGAAAGCGGCAAGCTATCCGTCAGTGGCGCAACACCAGGCCCCATGCAACAGTCGCTCATCGTcgaggagcgccgcggcagcaatGATGAACCTTTTCTACTGCAACCACACGCTGACAACCCTACGGCCGACTCTCAGGGGCACCAAAATCGACAGGAGACCTCCGGAAGCACTCCCGCCGGCGCATCGCCGTCGCTGAAAAAGCCGAAGCCCAAGCAGAAAGAGTCTGGCTCATCCCCCGcttgcggccgcgcagcctcttcaGTTCTAGTGGCGGGGCCTGCGGCAGTGCATCCTGCAAAGCCTGTCAACCACAATGTGCCACGCAACCTCcggggcgcaggcggagcgcTAGTAGGTCGCGTcccgaaggccgccgcgacgctgagCAGTCCAGCGCCCGTTCCCCTTGCCCGcgctccgtcgccgcaggaAAGGCCGCAGCCGTCTAGGGCGCGTTTTGCTGTGTGCCCTTCCTCCGGTGCCCCTGGCCGCGTGTCCGCTGTGCAACTCATCAAGCAGATCAGCGGTGCCGCGACCGGGTGTGTGAGCGGgtcgccgcgacgaggacCGTCTTGGAATGAactgccgcctgcagcccgcgCACAGATCATTGAAATCCTTCAGCAGCAACGCATCATCTTGACGAGTCGCGCTCAAATCAAAAAGGCCGTGGACGCGAtccggcgcgcgtgcgccgggAAGGCGCCTCGGGTCTCGGCTTCGGAGTCCACTCCGGCAAGCCGCCAGAGCTCACGAGCAAGCGAGcgcagcggagccgcagTCCGGAGGCATACCCCAGGCGCAGGTTCGCTCGCCTCTTTGACGCCGTCGTGCTCCGCGTCCCAACCCCGTCAGCCGCTGCACCAGACCGCGGCAGGTCGCGGTTCGCTAGGTGCTCGCAGTCGAGCCGTTCTCGGCCCTTCGCAGGGaggacgcatgcagagcggccgcagcctgaGACGGAGTGTCTCCGAGCAGCAAACAAGCACTCCATCGACGGAAATTGGGGCCCGCTCGCTGGGGGGCgcccgaggccgcgggaCTGTCGGCGTGCCTGCAGCCGGAAGGACGCGGAGCGGCAGCCGGCTGCTGTGTCCCCACGGTCTCCGCTACAAGAGCTTGTGCGCGttctgcggcagccacgaTTCCACTCCCAACTCGATCGCTTCGCGGGGCTTTGCGCAGGTCACCGTCGCCAGTCAGATGTACGAGAAAGCGGCGCGGAAAAAGTCCAGCTCTATCGTCGTCAactgcgccagccgcggcagacCCTGGTCCTCCGTCACGGCCGCCCCCAATAACACTTCATCTGTCACGACTCTTGCCTCGGACTCTGTGAACGCTGCCAGACAAAGCGTGGGTGCCGCGTCGTGCGTCTCCACCAGCACTGCGATGAGCCGCACGAGCGTCGGGAGCAAGGTACGCAGAGCGAGGCATGCCTGAAAAGGAACGGACTTGATTGTCTGGTAGCCCGCATTGCAGAGTGTGAGTGTGCTGGCCTCGGCTGCACGGTCTTTTGTCTGTCTGCCAATTCCTGTCTGTTTTTTGCAGAGCCTCGACTCCAGCCTAGACCTTCTGCCCGGCGGTCGGAGCATCGGCGCACCCCGCGGCAGGAGCAGGTGCCCCCGTCGTGCCTCGTCGGGCACCAAGACGTCGAAGACTCCACAAGAAGTCCCTCCAGTCTTTCTCCGCCTGTGGGAGAACGCTCTCGAGAAACAGCGTGCCCGCACCGAGGATCTGCCTGCCGGCAAGTCGACGAACTCAGGCGTTCCCCGCCACTCCGTGGCAGCATCCTCAGCAGTTTCTGGCGCCGCAGCATCCCGGCGGTGTCTGAGTGACGGTCCCGTAATGGAAGCTTTCGGAGGTGCGTCGCGGGGGCTTGGCGCAGGCCTGGGTCCTGCAGCTGAAGGTGCAGCTCGGTGCGCACGAACTGTCGCGCCCGCGAAAGGCCCCTCGAGCTCGGCTCCAGTTGCTCAGCACCAGCCGCTCGCTGCAAGCGTAGGTGAAGTGAACGTGTCTGCCACGGCCAACCCCCAGCGCCAGCAAGCCAGGCTCGCCAACGTGTCGATGCAGGTAAGTTGACTTCGACAGGGGTCACATCCGTGCGCTCGCACTCGGTGGTTCATAAGAATGACCCTCAGGCAACTGTCAACTGTGCGTATTCAAGCCTTTCCTGTATAGTTGGAGAGTGTTGTTGAGCCGTTCTCCATGATTTTTCTGCATccgtctgctgtctccgtgTGCCTGCTCATTCCCAGACACCGCTCTACGCCGCACCGGATCACCAGCGCCCCGTTCAGACGCTTCCCGCCGGGACTCCTGCGTACCATGATGGCCGCCCGTTCATTCCGCAGATGCATGGTCAACAGCCCGTCGTTGCCTCCAAATCCCTCGGCACTGCTTTCTTCCCTGCGAATCAAGCACCGTTCTTCCCTCAGGGTGCCCGTACTCCCCCCCCTTCCTGTGCCTCTCTGTCTACAGCACTTGCAGCCCCCCACGGACAACTGACCGGACCCTTGCCGATTGCAAACCATCACGCGACTCCGAGCTTCGCCGCCAACGGCGACATGCCTCATCCTTCGGCTCTGTACGCTTTGCCGCCTTACCCAAATCCGGGTATGGCGATGCCCGTCCCTGGTCCGTCCTCGGCAGCTACGGCCTATGGCGCCTCGGTTTCGGCGCCTTTTCGAAGTGTGCCTCCTGTCGCGCCCAACGCTTTCCTTCAGAATCCGACTCCAGCGTTCCCCATGTATCCTCCGCGTGCTCCAAACGGCGCTTCACCCATGAGTGCTTTCACTCTTCCCCAGACTTCACAGATGTTCGCCGGCGCGACTTCTCAATCCGCGTTCTACCCCGCTCCTCAGGCCTTCCCCACGGCGACTGAGCGCGGacaaggaggcggagagaggccgaCAGCGGCTCAAGGAGACGGAAAAGCTGAAGCGAGTGCGGCGGGTACCGAGAGTGGCATGGAACAAGATCCCGCAGCaggcctctccgcgttctGCATAAGCAACCTGCATATCGCGTCCCGTCCCATTCCGCGCGCCGTTGCCGCGAAGCGTCATCCTTCGGTCGCATCCAGCAAAAAAGGAGAGGCCTCTGGCGTTTCACCGGTTCGTTCTGACCGCTCGAAGACCGTGAAGACTCCAAAGGGCTGCGCATGGCAGCTAGACAAGCAGGCCGTAGCGGCTGTTGGTGTCGCGAAGCCGAACAAGGAGGCGCCAGGCAAAGCCGCGGAACAAGTCACCCCAGCGCAGTCTAACGGAATGGATTTGACAGCCTCAGGGTCCTACATGGATCTCCAGACACAGTCACAGACGAACCAGACGGAGGAGTTGACTCGACAGCAAGCCTGGCAGGCCGCGTGGCAGCGACAGCTCGCTCAGTGGCAGCAGCCATCATCAGCCGTTGCAGAGAGCCAAGAGGATGGAGCAGCTGCAAGGGAGCCTTCGCCTTTCGCGCTTCCTCAGTCGGCGGGGAACCCACCCATGAGCACGAATATACCCAGGAGCCCAATCGGCCAGCAACGTGCGCAGGAGGGTCTCCCCGCCGGCAACGCAGATGGTACTCTGGCAACAACCTCTGCCGGAATCCCCCACATCTTATCGTTCTCCTCTTGCGCCCCCCTGCGAGCATCTCCATCTCCTCAAAGAGCcggctcgccttccttcgcATTCCCGAACCCCGCTGGTGGCAGCTCCCCACCTTGGAGCTCGCCGCTTTCTCCCGCTCCGACAGCGTTATCGCCTTTCGCGACGAATCCAGGAGTcgcccctgcgtcgcctccgtcccCCATCCagtcgccgcagacgaaaTGGACTCCGGCTCAAGCCTCCCCGCCAGCGGAGTCCCAGGAGTCGGCTTCGGGGGGGTGGCCTGAAGCGGCTGAAGCGATCGCAATTTCCATCGCCGAAGAGAACGGCGGCTACCGTCTGAATGACGAGGCTGAGAAGGGCGTCGACGAGACCACCCATTTCGGGCTGTTTCGACGTTCCGCTCGTCCATCGGTTGCGCCACCTCAGCattcgcgctcgcctgcgcctgtgcGGCCTCCACAGAAGAATGGAGCCTATGTCGCGCCACAAAGTGTgcccgccgcgaaggcaggATTACTTTTTTGTTCGTCTTCGGCTGGAGACGCCCAGAAGGGACAGTCTGGTCCGGTTGTTCCCTCCGGTGTCAGCCACTCCAAGAGTGGGCTCGTGATGTTCGCCATGGGAGGACGGCGCGGTGAGAACCAAGTCAGCGGCATGGTGAGCATGCAGCACCGCCCTCGGGTCAATGTGCGTGGGCCTTCGGGACTGGCGGAAGTCCACGCCATTCAGGGTCTCCAGAGACAATTTGCTCCCCCAGCGTTTTCCCGCACGCGGCCACTGAAAAGCCAAGGACATGCTGCAGGGATCCCCGGTGGAGAGCGAATGGCGTCCTCGAATCTttcccgcgtcgcctctgcagcggatGGGCGTGGTGTTTCGCTGCATAACTAGGTGAATTCTGGAATCCGCTAGCAAGCCGAGAGGAAACTCCCGGAGCGGCGAGACGTCAAGTCTAGATACCGGCAAAGTGCGGCTGTCATTTGAACAAAATGCACAGTGCAGTCAACGCATCGTTCCAATCCGTATGCGGACGGGTCTGTGCCGTGGTGCGTATCTTGTGAAAGCGTAATTTTTTGTGATTTCCGAGTATTTTTCTTGTAGCCTGCCCGTGAAAGATCGCGTGACGTGGTTTCGCCTTTGTGGTTGAGTTCAGCAGGAAAGACGGAAATATGGAAATAGGGGTCGCCACGGGGTGCAAGAAATAGGAGCCTCGAACGACCCCTAAATGCGACATCATACAGCTAAGAAATCAGCAGTTCGTGTTGCTGTTTCCTGGAATGGGCAAGGCAGTCAATTCCTTGGAGCCAGCCTCCATCCAAAGCCCAGGTTTTCGGGCAAGTGTATTGCATTCTTTAGATATCGCATACTTATTTTTCTTGTGTCTCGTGGCACACCAGTTGTTGCCACTTGTGGTTTTATCGCATTCAGCAAATCGCAACtggctttctcttctctttaATGTGGCCGCTCGGCCGCCATCGCAATCCGTATGGGGGCGGCGTGCTCATCGTGGCATCTGTTTTGACGCCCTAGTGCACATGTCCTGAAAGACGTCTCGTGTGCATGAGCAAACTACTTCTGGGATGGAAGGAGAAACTAAAACGCCATTCCCACTCCGTGCACAAGTAACTCGCGTGGTCACCTTTTTTGTTTCGCGCTCTAAGGGCGCGCACGCCCGATGTGGTTTGGAGTTCCGGGTAAATCCTCAAGTGAGGAAGGGGTGACAGTATATTTTCCGCATCATTCGTGCTTGTTCTGCATGCTAACGTTTGAGAAACGATCTGATTCTGATCGCTGGTCGATCGACTTTTGGCGCACGCGAACTGAACCTCATCCAAAAGCATAGAGCATCTACGGGGGCGTCAACCGTAAGGTGAGCAGCACTCCTCCGCTAGACGTAGCACTGCCTGAATGCCTTgtgcgcggcagacgaagcgTGATTAGTAAGAAAGCATCGCATGCTAGAATAGAACTGAGCTATTACGCAGCCCTGCGCATTGACCGTTGTGCAAACGCGTTTGGTAGTAGACATGAGCTAGTAGGAACGCCTGGTCGCTATACTGCACATCTCCCGGCGACAAAAGAATTCTGGACAAGGCGTAGTATCTCCAGTTTCTTCGCACTCTGATTGTCCCCCCGTGTATTGGATTTGCGACCCACGACCTCTCGAAAAACGCTAACCTCTTCGGAGGCCGAACATGACAAGCACTTTGTGCAGACTAGCCGATGCCTAACTGCTCGCGGCTTCAGAGCAGTGTtttcctccgcagaggcgagagaaatGAGATATATCACGCAGGCATCCCCTGAATTACACCTCTCggtgtcgccctcctctcacAACCGTGCCTCACCTCACAAGCGAGGCTGCATAAAACACGCGGCGACGGGAATGTGACTTTGTTTATCCGGAGGAAGCATTTGCAAATGGCACGTGCGCGGGCTTCAGTTAAGTAAGCCGCCCGTTTCCCCCAACGTGAGAAAGTTTTTGTTTTGAGGGACGCTGGACACAGCAATCCGCGACTACATAGTCAAATCGTGTGCCGCGGACAAACAGTACTGCTTCCAGGTTTTTTCTCAAATCGCGCTCTGCACGCATGATTGCTTGAGTACCTCGTCAACACCAGATCCCCCGTTTTCGGAGGACATCGGCTCCCGAAATTTTGACCTAAGCGTTAGATGTGCCTCTGAAGCGGCTTCCCTTCAGATTCAGCCGACCTTCGTATTCCCACAGTAGAAGCAAACCTCGCGTCTCACCGGGACAAACGGGTCCGCTGtggacggcggcagcgtATGTGGGAGAACCAGCCGGTAGGTAACACTTTGTTAGGGTTCGCCAACACACGAGTTTCACAGCACAGTCGTACTGGCCTTTCGCAATGGCGTATGTGCCATCAAAGAGATGCTTGCCAGAGAAATCGTGAGGCTCCGCGGTCGGCTGTGACTCGAGCACCGTTTTCGTCTGTCACTAGACCGCCATGCAGGGAAGGGGTTACGAGCCCTGCTGTCGGCCGTGTATGGAACACGTTATTAGGAACGCCGCCCTTGCCCCTGCACGTTCACGGATGTTTGCCATAAACGCGTGAGGTTGCCAACACATGATTTGCAAGCTGAGCCGCTTAGTACATGCGCTCCTGTGTCACCTTCATCAACCTTTCAGAGCACAGAAACCGTTCATCAGAAACGCAAACCTCTAAGGGGGCTCAGCACCAGCCACGCTAAGGGGCGAAGGCGTTTGAACTACGCGGGCGCCCGCGTTTTGCTCGATCCATGTGTATAGCAGTATGTTCCTCAGAAACGGAAGACGTTCTATGATCTGCCTAGCTTCGATTACGTCCCGGTTTGTGTTTTATGCAGGTTGCTAGTTCCGTCAGTTCCGTCGTGCTCCCTGAGCCTTGATTAAAGGCTCGAAGATGCTGATTTCGACCGGCGCCTCCATCATGCCGAGGCAGGGTTGCCACGTTTTTTAGTGCGGCGCCCGGAGGGCGTCCCACAGCAGCAATCTTCCGCTGTTTCTCGACTGACACAGGGGTCCACAGTTTCAGGAGAAGTGCGTGGATGCCGCGCACGCCTAAAAAAAGGTCGGGGTGGGTTTGTACACGGCCGCAGCGACACTGTCAGCAGCAGGTCGCCGGCTTTGGCCTGTCGCCGCCAGGACGACAGGTCGCGCGTCATGCCGCACGATTTATGCCACGGAGCGACGGCCCCATCGTCCCGGTCGCGGTTGCCGCCCTCTCCTCGTTTGCGAAGCGCGGGCGTCATTGCAATACTAGGGGCGTTGCAGGGGGACAGCACcaccgcgaaggccgcggcgacgaccaGCCGTTGCAGCGGCTTTCGCTTTCGAGGCAAAACCAAATTAGACGATTTGTTTCCTCTCCGCGGAAGATCCGTGGCTTTCTCGCCCGTGGCTGGGTCTCCTTTTTCGCAACAGGGACGCCGCAAGCGTTTCTGGGACGCCATTGCAGGCAGGGGTTCTTTCTCCACATTCTGGGCGCACGCAACGGCAACGCCCCCGCGCGGTTtccgcggcagaggctgGCATGCGCGTGTACCCACCAGGTGGCCTCAGAGCAGCCGCTCCGCTTCTCAGCTACTCGCTCCCGAGGTGATTCCACCCCTTTCCTAGGTCCAGACTCCTCGCTCCCACGTAAAATCGCCCGTTGCCAACCTCTCACAGGTGTTTTCCGGGTTTGCTGGGGAAGGAAGGGTGCACATTTCGCGGCCTACTGCCTCGCACGTCCCTGTACGACGAttgccgccctgcgcgcgaaACTCGAAATCCTTCGCGGGAGTGCACAGACGACCACCGACGGGATCCACGGCTGCAGGGTAGTGTAGAATTTGTTTTCCACGCCCGGGgacctcgctcgcgcgcggtgcCGAATTTTCGCTCGACAGCAACCGCGAACGGTTTCACCCCGTTTGGCCGCGGTGAGGGATGCGTGTGGCGCGCGTTGCACTTGTCAGATTACTCCGCGACAATGGAGCTCCGGcagcgggaggaggcgctgcttgATCGAACGCGGCAGTTGACCGACCTCCTGTAccttgcgcagcgcctgcggacttcttcgtcggcgccttctgccgcggcgcctgcggagcaCCTCTCCCCAGCCGCGCTTCTGCGGAGCGCACTGGTGGAGCCGCTGCGCAAACTGAGGACTTCGAGGTCCATCGACGAATGCCACAGAAGACAGGCCTTCGCCAATTCGCCCCGCTCCCCCGCCCTCAcgcggtcggcgcccgccaccCCGGCCGCAgtcctcgcgggcgccctcGAGGGGCGCGCGCCGTTCGCCAAGGCACTCTTCGCCGATGAGGGACTAGAGCAACGCATCCACGTTTGTTCATCTCCCAGTTCAGCGGCTTCAAGCGCCCTCTCCGCGAGCCTCCcccgggggggggcggcgcctaCGTTGTTGAGCGTGGTCGGCGCATGAGTGCTTCGTCCTCCGTTGACGAGGAGCGGGACGCGATAGAGCGTGTGTGCCTCCCCCCCTACGACTCGTCGGTATCTACCTTTGTTCGCGACGTGCCCTGGTCTCTCCGACACTGCGCCTtggcggaggcctctgccTGGCGGTCGCAGACGCTCCCCTCGCCCGACTACGCACCTCAGGAACGGCACACCTCTGCGACTTCCTGCCGCTCACGCAGTGCGGCGCGCTCGGCTCCCATGACGCGCGCCGACGTTCTGAGTGCGGGCGCTGAGCCTCTGCCAACTCGCCCAgtgtgcgcctccgccgtcggcgaaTCTGCAGCGctcgaagaggacgccgcccTGGCGGCAACTGCCGCAGGCAAGTCGGCGCAAACCCGGCACGTCCCCGGGCTCGAGAGCGTGCTTTCTGAAGTGCTTTTGCACCCAGACGCTTTGAAGGCTGTCCAGGCTGCGCAGAAGGAGGACTCAGAAGATGCGTGTGCGTtcggctcgcccgcgcttccCGCGTACCACGCCCGTCTcgtggcggctgctggctTGAACGGGCGGTCACACCCGGTGTCCCGCGGTCTTCCGTCCGCCACTGATGACCTCCGTGTCGCCCGGCGactggcgaaggcggaggatCACgagtcggcgccgcagaaggcgaagggcgccggcgccgaggggcgctgcgagcgcggaggcatCGGAGGCAAGCGATaccgctcgccgccggtgTCTTCCAACAGCTCGCCGACGTTTCTGCGTGGGGACTACCtgcccgcgcaggccgccccggaggctgaggcgctctcgcggagcgcgaagcgcgccAAGTCCCAGCGGTGGGCGTGGGACGACGACCCCGCGTTTCGCATCCAGGACCCCGCGACGT contains:
- a CDS encoding hypothetical protein (encoded by transcript BESB_004190); this encodes MAPAGGVVSASPPRTAAGAPRLVTGAPVGSVRPGKVKLGGKNAAEDSNKVPKGQKRPALAWKPKKRAASSTQLGLDVQAGNPATNPTTSMLQQTPEDIQLALGFSASVDDAISSQDPNTLLEDYESEDCGTEFEEQQTRAQTNGSSDVEYCSLDNGRKSTATTDGSLSAVASRETSFPPESRSVSALIVEDISEAEKMETAEFDAPGMSAALRCYAEEPEYPRSNATDASLQSHSSRLSEEVLAQLNQAQKSITSSTSRAQLLLDQRPEDGTVQDAQNLDYLNASCAQSGGLRLEDVLQFQGPLSPHREDDEVSFELSEDSGGSERGLLTEAEDNEIWRAIEAEGSSQVVDQQSGGVFFVPPHVEQSQESGKLSVSGATPGPMQQSLIVEERRGSNDEPFLLQPHADNPTADSQGHQNRQETSGSTPAGASPSLKKPKPKQKESGSSPACGRAASSVLVAGPAAVHPAKPVNHNVPRNLRGAGGALVGRVPKAAATLSSPAPVPLARAPSPQERPQPSRARFAVCPSSGAPGRVSAVQLIKQISGAATGCVSGSPRRGPSWNELPPAARAQIIEILQQQRIILTSRAQIKKAVDAIRRACAGKAPRVSASESTPASRQSSRASERSGAAVRRHTPGAGSLASLTPSCSASQPRQPLHQTAAGRGSLGARSRAVLGPSQGGRMQSGRSLRRSVSEQQTSTPSTEIGARSLGGARGRGTVGVPAAGRTRSGSRLLCPHGLRYKSLCAFCGSHDSTPNSIASRGFAQVTVASQMYEKAARKKSSSIVVNCASRGRPWSSVTAAPNNTSSVTTLASDSVNAARQSVGAASCVSTSTAMSRTSVGSKSLDSSLDLLPGGRSIGAPRGRSRCPRRASSGTKTSKTPQEVPPVFLRLWENALEKQRARTEDLPAGKSTNSGVPRHSVAASSAVSGAAASRRCLSDGPVMEAFGGASRGLGAGLGPAAEGAARCARTVAPAKGPSSSAPVAQHQPLAASVGEVNVSATANPQRQQARLANVSMQTPLYAAPDHQRPVQTLPAGTPAYHDGRPFIPQMHGQQPVVASKSLGTAFFPANQAPFFPQGARTPPPSCASLSTALAAPHGQLTGPLPIANHHATPSFAANGDMPHPSALYALPPYPNPGMAMPVPGPSSAATAYGASVSAPFRSVPPVAPNAFLQNPTPAFPMYPPRAPNGASPMSAFTLPQTSQMFAGATSQSAFYPAPQAFPTATERGQGGGERPTAAQGDGKAEASAAGTESGMEQDPAAGLSAFCISNLHIASRPIPRAVAAKRHPSVASSKKGEASGVSPVRSDRSKTVKTPKGCAWQLDKQAVAAVGVAKPNKEAPGKAAEQVTPAQSNGMDLTASGSYMDLQTQSQTNQTEELTRQQAWQAAWQRQLAQWQQPSSAVAESQEDGAAAREPSPFALPQSAGNPPMSTNIPRSPIGQQRAQEGLPAGNADGTLATTSAGIPHILSFSSCAPLRASPSPQRAGSPSFAFPNPAGGSSPPWSSPLSPAPTALSPFATNPGVAPASPPSPIQSPQTKWTPAQASPPAESQESASGGWPEAAEAIAISIAEENGGYRLNDEAEKGVDETTHFGLFRRSARPSVAPPQHSRSPAPVRPPQKNGAYVAPQSVPAAKAGLLFCSSSAGDAQKGQSGPVVPSGVSHSKSGLVMFAMGGRRGENQVSGMVSMQHRPRVNVRGPSGLAEVHAIQGLQRQFAPPAFSRTRPLKSQGHAAGIPGGERMASSNLSRVASAADGRGVSLHN
- a CDS encoding hypothetical protein (encoded by transcript BESB_004210), which translates into the protein MTRADVLSAGAEPLPTRPVCASAVGESAALEEDAALAATAAGKSAQTRHVPGLESVLSEVLLHPDALKAVQAAQKEDSEDACAFGSPALPAYHARLVAAAGLNGRSHPVSRGLPSATDDLRVARRLAKAEDHESAPQKAKGAGAEGRCERGGIGGKRYRSPPVSSNSSPTFLRGDYLPAQAAPEAEALSRSAKRAKSQRWAWDDDPAFRIQDPATWSKESIAKYIDDLVLHGPPQCDFTHFVPPLTNKRRFSLRELCVGIEERRQDRKWMLYSTSADAVFCFPCLLFSPRVSKFVSEGFCLWRNQGKRYREHETSSEHRAAVMKLDIRRKAITDSCIVLSLLQKVGRAGLLPLDDGTPVPA
- a CDS encoding hypothetical protein (encoded by transcript BESB_004200) produces the protein MELRQREEALLDRTRQLTDLLYLAQRLRTSSSAPSAAAPAEHLSPAALLRSALVEPLRKLRTSRSIDECHRRQAFANSPRSPALTRSAPATPAAVLAGALEGRAPFAKALFADEGLEQRIHVCSSPSSAASSALSASLPRGGAAPTLLSVVGA